The genomic window TATTCCGGCGTGGTGCTGGACCAGCTCAGCTGGCAGATGCAGCGCTCGGGGTTGCTGACCGCCACCGCGCGGCTGGTGGCGCAGGGCGAGACGGTCGCCACGACCAGTGCTGCGGGGACCCCAGCGGAGCTGGACCTGATCCGCTTCGGCCATTTCAACGGCGCGATCAAACGGAACGGCACCGCGCTCGGCAACGTGATCTCGACCGAGATCACCTACGCCAACAATCTCGACCGGATCGAGACCATCCGTGCCGACGGCATGATCGACGGCGCCGATCCCTCGATTGCCGCGCTGACCGGCCGCACCGAGGTGCGCTTCGCCGACAGCACGCTGGTGAGTCAGGCGATGAACGGCACACCTTGCGAGCTGGAGTTTTCCTACATGCTCATCTCGGGCGAAAGCCTGACCGTCACCGTCCATGCTGTCTATCTGCCGCGCCCGCGCATCGAGATCGGCGGACCGCAGGGCATTCAGGCCAGCTTCGACTGGCAGGCCGCGCGCGATGCCACGCTCGGGCGGATGTGCACCGTCACCCTCATCAACGACATCGAGGAATATTGACCATGATCCGTCTCGATCTGTCCGCCACGCCGAAATGGCTCGATCTCGCCCCCGGCCTGCGCCTGCATGTCCTGCCCGTCACCACCGCGATCATGGTCGCGGCGCGCAACGACCCAGCGGTCGAGTCGCTGCCCCAGGGGGCGAGCAAGGAGGTGCAGGCGCTGGTCATGGCGAAAGCCGTCGCCCGCCGCGTGCTCACCGGCTGGGAGGGCGTCGGCGATGCCGATGGCAATCCCGTCCCCGTCA from Paracoccus sp. SMMA_5_TC includes these protein-coding regions:
- a CDS encoding phage tail tube protein; translation: MARAQGARARMALAFETTYGSAPASGYTRMPFASTSLGAEQPLLGSELLGYGRDPLAPVKDAVTADGDVVVPIDAEAFGFWLKAGFGAPTTTGSSPGPWTHTFQSGSWTLPSMAIETAMPEVPRYAMYSGVVLDQLSWQMQRSGLLTATARLVAQGETVATTSAAGTPAELDLIRFGHFNGAIKRNGTALGNVISTEITYANNLDRIETIRADGMIDGADPSIAALTGRTEVRFADSTLVSQAMNGTPCELEFSYMLISGESLTVTVHAVYLPRPRIEIGGPQGIQASFDWQAARDATLGRMCTVTLINDIEEY